Proteins encoded within one genomic window of Candidatus Leptovillus gracilis:
- a CDS encoding TatD family hydrolase: protein MLIDTHCHLDMRQFDGDRTAVLQRAAAAGVAAIIVPAIDWQNVTAVTDLAQTHHSLFAAVGIHPNSSAGWTAVWLETVRAAAALPKVVAIGEIGLDYHWDDAPKPVQHEAFAQQLALAAALNLPVIIHNREASADVLRLLAASPLAGRENPGVLHSFSGDWAMAQAALDMGFYLGFTGPVTFKKADDLREIVRQTPLERILIETDAPYLAPEPYRGKRNESAYVALVAARIAEVKGVDTAVIAQQTSANAGRLFRLPAPA from the coding sequence ATGCTGATTGATACTCACTGCCACCTGGATATGCGCCAGTTTGATGGCGACCGCACGGCCGTATTACAACGGGCGGCGGCCGCGGGGGTGGCAGCCATCATTGTGCCGGCGATTGATTGGCAGAATGTGACGGCCGTTACCGACCTGGCTCAAACCCATCACAGCCTGTTTGCCGCCGTTGGCATCCATCCCAATTCCAGCGCCGGGTGGACGGCCGTTTGGCTGGAAACGGTTCGCGCCGCCGCCGCGCTGCCCAAAGTGGTAGCCATCGGGGAAATTGGGCTGGATTATCATTGGGACGATGCGCCCAAACCGGTGCAGCATGAAGCCTTCGCCCAGCAGTTGGCCCTGGCCGCCGCGTTGAACCTGCCGGTCATTATCCACAACCGCGAAGCCAGCGCCGACGTGCTGCGTCTGCTGGCCGCTTCGCCGTTGGCCGGACGAGAAAATCCCGGCGTGCTGCACTCTTTTTCCGGCGATTGGGCGATGGCGCAGGCGGCGCTGGACATGGGCTTTTATCTTGGTTTTACCGGCCCGGTGACGTTTAAAAAGGCCGACGACCTGCGCGAGATTGTGCGCCAAACGCCGCTGGAGCGCATTCTCATCGAGACCGACGCGCCCTATTTAGCGCCAGAACCTTACCGGGGTAAGCGCAATGAATCGGCTTACGTGGCTTTGGTGGCGGCGCGCATTGCCGAGGTGAAGGGGGTGGACACGGCCGTTATCGCCCAACAGACCAGCGCCAATGCCGGCCGCCTGTTTCGCTTACC
- a CDS encoding PaaI family thioesterase has product MEKAFQDFYPDDLSYCYGCGRLNPDGLQIKTYWEGDESVTLYRPRPYHMAIPGFVYGGLIASLIDCHGTGTAAAAAYRAEGRAMDSEPALRFLTASLHVDYLKPTPLDAVLEVRGRVKEVKGRKVIVTSTLSADGVECARGEVVAVQVPAEFLTVYRQSSAGSAD; this is encoded by the coding sequence ATGGAAAAGGCGTTTCAGGATTTTTACCCGGATGATTTAAGCTACTGTTATGGGTGCGGCCGGTTGAATCCCGATGGGTTGCAGATAAAGACTTATTGGGAAGGGGACGAGTCGGTGACGCTGTACCGGCCACGGCCGTATCACATGGCGATTCCCGGGTTTGTCTATGGCGGTCTAATTGCTTCGCTAATTGACTGCCACGGTACCGGCACGGCCGCTGCCGCCGCTTATCGCGCCGAAGGGCGGGCGATGGATTCCGAACCGGCGCTGCGTTTCCTCACCGCATCGCTGCATGTGGATTACCTGAAACCGACGCCGCTGGACGCCGTTTTAGAAGTTCGCGGCCGGGTGAAAGAGGTGAAAGGGCGCAAAGTGATCGTCACCTCAACCCTCAGCGCCGATGGCGTGGAATGCGCCCGCGGCGAAGTGGTGGCCGTGCAAGTTCCGGCCGAGTTTTTGACAGTTTATCGCCAGAGCAGCGCAGGCTCGGCCGATTGA